AGGTGCGGGTGGAGTCGGAGTTGTAGCCCTCGGGGATCGGGCCGCCGATGTCGACCACCACCACGTCGCCGCGCTCGATGACCCGGCCGGACACGTCGTGGTGCGGGCTGGCGCCGTTGGGGCCGGAGCCGACGATCACGAAGTCGGCGTGCAGGTGCCCCTCCTCGACGATCGCGGCGGCGATGTCGGCGCCCACCTCGGCCTCGGTGCGGCCGGGGCGCAGCCACTCGGCGATGCGGGCGTGCACCCGGTCGATGGCGGCGCCGGCGCGGCGCAGCGCGTCGATCTCGGCGGCGTCCTTGCGCATCCGCAGCTCGCGGATCACCGGGCCGGCCAGCGTCTGCTCGGCGGAGCCGAGCGCGGCGCGGAACGCGAGCACGTGCAGCGCGATGAGCCCGTCGCTGACCGCGACGCGGCCGGGCTTGCCGAGCCGGTCGGCGACCATGCGGTAGGGGTCCTCGCCGTCGACCCAGGTGACCACCTCGACGCCCAGCTCGCCGGTGGGCACCGCCGCGTAGCCGGGGGCCTCCAGCTTCGGCACGACCAGCGCCGGGGTGCCCTCGGCCGGCACCACGAGGGTCGTCAGCCGCTCGAAGGAGCCACCGGCCTCGCCGAGCAGGTACCGCAGGTCCGAGCCCGGCGCGATGAGCAGGGCGTCGGCGCCGGCGTCGGCGGTGGCCGCGCGGGCCCGCTCCAGGCGGGCGCGCAGGGTTTCCGGGGCGGGTGCTGGGATCTCGGGTGAGCGGGACGACATGCCACGCAGCGTATCTGGCCCCGGCCGGGACCGCGTCTGGCAGGCTGTGGTCCGTGACACTTGCCCTGCTGGATTCCGCGAGCCTGTACTTCCGCTCGTTCCACGCGCTGCCCGAGTCGATGACCGCGCCGGACGGGACGCCGGTCAACGCGGTGCGCGGGTTCACCGACACGCTGGCCCGGATCGTCACCGACCGGCGCCCGACGCGGCTCGTCGCGTGCCTGGACGCGGACTGGCGCCCGAAGTTCCGCACCGACCTGCTGCCCAGCTACAAGGCGCACCGGGTGGCCGACGCCGACGCGAACGCGGAGGAGGTGCCGGACACGCTCACCCCGCAGGTGCCGATCATCCTGGAAGTGCTGCAGGCGTTCGGGTTCGCCACCGCCGAGGCCGCCGGGTACGAGGCCGACGACGTGATCGGGGCCCTGACCGCGCGGGAGAAGACCGACCCGGTGGAGGTGATCACCGGCGACCGGGACCTGTTCCAGCTGGTGCGCACCGAGCCGACCCCGGCGTCGGTGGTCTACGTGGGCAAGGGCTGGGCGAAGGCCGAGGTGCTGGGGCCGCCGGAGATCGCCGAGCGCTACGGCGTGCCGGTGGAGGGTGCCGGGCAGGCGTACGCGGAGATGGCCGTGCTGCGCGGCGACCCGTCCGACGGGCTGCCGGGGGTGGCCGGGATCGGCGAGAAGACCGCGGCGAAGCTGATCACCCAGTTCGGTTCGCTCGACGGGCTGATCGCCGCGGCCACCGCGGGCAGCAAGGACGTGCCGCAGAAGACGCGGCAGCGGCTCGCCGAGGCCGAGGAGTACCTGCGGGCGGCGCCCACGGTGGTCAAGGTCGCCGCCGACGCGCCGGTGTCGCTGTCCGGTTCCGACGCGGTGCCCGCCTCGCCCGCGGACCCGGACCGGGTGCTGGAGCTGGCCGAACGGTGGAATCTGGGCAGCTCGGCGACCCGCCTGGTCAAGGCGCTCACCGCGAACGCCCGCTGACCCGGCCTGGCACCCGGCTGGGTGGCGGGCTGCCGCGGCTCAACCACCGGGCCGCCGCGCTCTCCGAGCCCAGCGCGGCGGCCGCGGCGGTCAGCCGCCGGAGGCGGCCGCCGCGCGCTGGGACTGGATCGTCTTCCGCAGCGCTTTCACCACCGGCTCCACCGGGCGGCCCAGCTCGGCCAGCCGCCCCTTGTACTGGCGCCGTTCGGCGCGGGTGAAGACCGTGCGCAGTTCGGCGGTGCCGGCCAGGGCGCACAGCGCGCCGAGGCGTGGATCCACCCGGTAGGCCGGCTGCCCGCCGCGCACGGTGCGCCGCACCTCTTCGGCCAGCCGCTTGGTTTCGTGCGGCCGGCGCAGCGTCACCCGGTGCACCGGGAACAGGCCGAGCACGCGCCGCGAGTCGACCTTGATCACCTGCTCGGCGGCCAGGTGCTCCCGCACCAGGGGCACTATCCGGCTGGCGCGGCGGGACACCCACCGCCGCCACGACCGGGGCGCGCTGTCGCCGATCTCCAGCAGGACCAGGTCGAGCACCGGGTCCAGCCCGGGCGCGGGCGCGGCCGGAGCCGCCTTGCCGCCGTCGTCGACGAGGAAGCCGCCGAGCACCAGGTCGGCCAGCGCCGCGGCCCGCAGGGCGTAGCCCAGTTCGGACCGCGACGTCAGGCGTTTCTTGTCCGTGTCGTAGGCCAGCAGGAAGAGCCGCGCGGCCAGCGAGTCAGGCTTGTCCATCCTCGTCCCCCTTCTTCGGGCGTCCCCGCGGGCGCATGCGGCCCACCTCGCGGGGCAGCCGCCCGGCGTCCGCGAGTGCCTTGCGCAGCAGGAACTCGATCTGCGCGTTGGTGCTGCGCAGCTCTTCACCCGCCCAGCGCGCCAGCGCGTCGTGCACGGCCGGGTCGAGCCGCAGCAGGATCTTCTTCCGTTCGGCCGGCATCTACTGGTACAGGGTCCCGGTGTTGACGACCGGCTGCGCGTCGCGGTCGCCGACGAGCACCACGAGCAGGTTGCTCACCATCGTGGCCTTGCGTTCCTCGTCGAGCTCGACGACCTCGTGCCGGGCGAGCCGGTCCAGCGCCATCTCCACCATGCCGACCGCGCCTTCCACGATGCGCTGGCGCGCGGCCACCACGGCCCCGGCCTGCTGGCGCCGCAGCATCGCCTGCGCGATCTCCGGGGCGTAGGCCAGGTGGGTGATGCGGGATTCGATGATCTTCACACCGGCCGAGGCGACGCGCGTGGCGATCTCCGCGGACAGCTTCTCGGTGATCTCGTCGGCGTTGTCCCGCAACGACAAGCGGGCGGTGTCGGCGTTGTCGTAGGGGTAGGCGTTGGCGATGTGCCGGACCGCGGTCTCGCTCTGGATGGCCACGAACTCGACGAAGTCGTCGACCTCGAACACGGCCTGCGCGGTGTCGGCGACCTGCCACACCACGACCGCCGCGATCTCGATCGGGTTGCCGTCGGCCTCGTTGACCTTCGCCACCCCGGTCTCGTGGTTGCGGATGCGCGTGGAGACTTTGCGCCGCTGGGTGAACGGGTTGACCCACTGCAACCCGGTGGTGCGCAGCGTCCCCACGTAGCGGCCGAGCAGCTGCACCACCCGCGCCTCGCCCGGCGCGACCGGGGTCAGCCCGCCGAGGAGCACGAGCCCGGCGAGCGCGGCGACCACGCCCCCGGCGAGCATGCCGGCCGAGCCGTCGCCGGTGGCCAGCAGCACGACCCCGCCCGCCACCAGCACCACCGCGACGCCCAGCATCACGAACCCGTTGACCGCGCGCACCAGGCGTTCCCGCGTCTGCGGCGCCGGCATGTCCACGACGGTTTCCATGACCGCTCCCCTCAGTTCCTTGCCTCGATGGCATCAATGTAGCATAGTGATATCACTTTTTCAGCGCTACACGGAAGGGGGGCACGGTGGCGGACAGGCAACTGGAGATCGACGGCCTGACGAAGCGGTACGGCGAGCGGCTCGCGTTGTCGGACATGACGTTCGACGTGCGCGCCGGGGAGCTGTTCGGGTTCGTGGGCAGCAACGGCGCGGGCAAGACCACGACGATGCGGATCGTGCTGGGGGTCCTGGCGGCCGACGACGGGCAGGTGCGCTGGGACGGCGCGCCGGTGACGCTGGAGACCCGGCGGCACATCGGCTACATGCCCGAGGAACGCGGGCTCTACCCGAAGATGAAGGTCGGCGAGCAGCTGGTCTACCTGGCGCGGCTGCACGGCATGCCGGCCGCGGAGGCGCGCCGGTCGGTGGCGAACTGGACCGAGCGGCTCGGGGTCGCCGCCCGCCTCGACGACGAGGTGCAGAAGCTGAGCCTGGGCAACCAGCAGCGGGTGCAGCTGGCCGCCGCGCTGGTGCACGACCCGGCGATCCTGGTGCTCGACGAGCCGTTCTCCGGGCTGGACCCGGTCGCGGTCGACGTGATGAGCCAGGTGCTGCGCGAGAAGGCCGCCGAGGGCGTGCCGGTGGTGTTCTCCAGCCACCAGCTGGACCTGGTCGAGCGGTTGTGCGACCGGATCGGCATCGTGCGGGACGGGCGGATGGTCGCCTGCGGCACGGTCGGCGAACTGCAGGCAGGCTCGACGGTGCGGCTGCTGGTGGAGGCGCCGGCCGCGGCGCCCGGCTGGGCGGACGGGCTGCCCGGGGTGTCGGTGGTCCGGCAGGAGGACGGCCGCACCGAGCTGGAACTGGCCGACGGCGCCGACGACCAGGCGGTGCTGCGCGCGGCGCTGGCGAGCGGGCCGGTGCACGAGTTCGCGCGGCGGCGGCAGTCGCTGACCGAGCTGTTCCGGCACGTCGTGACGACCGAGGAGGTGGCGGCGTGAACCGGGACGGCTGGACGGGCGTTTCGCTCGTCGCGTCACGCGAGATCGGCATCCGGTTGCGGTCCAAGGCCTACCGGCTGAGCACGCTGGCGCTGCTGGTGGTGATCGTCGGGTTCGCGGTCGTGATGAAGCTGATCGGCGGCGGCAGCGGCGCGGACGCCACGGTCGGCGTCACCGGGCCGACGTCGGCGCTGGCCGCGCCGCTGCAGGCGGCCGGGCAGGCGGTCGGCGAGACCGTCGAGGTGCGCACGCTGCCCGACGAGGCCGCGGGGCGCGCCCAGGTGAGCGACGGCGACCTGGACGCCCTGCTGGTCGGTGACGGCTCGCGGGTGCAGGTCGTGGTGAAGAAGGACCTCGACGAGAACCTGCGCACCGCGCTGAACGTGCTGGCCGGGCAGCTCGCGCTCAACCAGCAGATCACCGCGCTCGGCGGCGATCCGGCGCAGGTCAACGCGGCGGTGTCGGGCGCCGGGGTCGAGGTGTCGCCGATGGAGCAGCCCTACCCCTACAACAGCCAGCAACTGGTGCTCGGGATCGTCGCCGGCATCCTGATCTACATGTCACTGCTGCTCAACGGGCAGTCGGTGGCGCAGGGCGTGGTCGAGGAGAAGACCAGCCGCGTCGTCGAACTGCTGCTGGCGACGGTGCGGCCGTGGCAGCTGATGGCTGGGAAGGTGCTGGGCATCGGCGCGGTCGGGCTGATCCAGATGGTCCTGATCGGGGTGGTCGGGATCGTCGCGGGACTGGCCACCGACGTGCTGACGATTTCGGTGTCGGCCGCGGCGGGCACCGTGGTGTGGCTGATCGTGTGGTACCTGCTGGGGTTCCTGATGTACTCGATCGTGTTCGCCGGGCTGGGCGCGCTGGTGTCCCGGCAGGAGGACGTGGGCGGCGCGGTCACACCGGCGCTGTTCTTCGTCATCGCCGGGTACGTGGTGGGGATTTCGGTGCTGCCGAGCGACCCGGGCAGCGGGCTGGTGGCGCTGCTGTCGGTGATCCCGGTGTTCGCGCCGACGCTGATGCCGATGCGCCTGGCGATGGGCGGGGTGGCGCCGTGGGAGGCGATCCTCTCGGTCGCCCTGGTCGTGGCGCTGATCCCGGTGCTGGTGTGGCTGTCGGCGCGGATCTACCGCAACGCCGTCCTGCGCACCGGCGCGAAGGTCGGTTTCCGCGAGGCGCTGCGCGCGGCGTAGGAGCGCAAGAACGGAGAAGACCGGCGGGCCGGCGGGTTCTAGGGTCGGAGGTGAGCCGGCCCCGCCTGGGGGCGGGGCCGGCATTCCACTCGTCAGGCGCCGGCGCCGCCGTCCACCGGCACGATCGCGCCGGTCACCATCGAGGCGCGGTCGCTGAGCAGCCACGCGGCCACCTCGGCGACCTCGCGCGGCTCGGCCATCCGGCCGAGCGGGATGGACGCCGTGGCCCGTTCGATGATGCCGGGGCTGGCCTCCTCCCACGTCTGCATCATCTGCGTGACCGTGCCGGCGGGGGTGATGCCGTTGACCCGGATGCCGTCGCGGGCCCAGGTCACGGCCGCGGTCTCGGTGATGCTGTTGAGGGCGCGTTTCATCGCGCCGTAGGCGGGCAGGGCGGGGTTGGCGCGGCGGCTGCCGATGCTGGAGGTGTTGACGATCGCCCCGCCACCGTTGCCGCGCATGAGCTCGGCCTGCGCGGTCATGGCGGTCCAGTGCGCGCGGAAGTTCACCGCGAACTGCTCGTCGATGTCCTCGTCGCTGGTGGTGTCGAGCGGGCCGGGACTGCGCTGGATGGCGGCGCCGTTGTTGAAGGCGCCGTCCAGTCGTCCGTGCAGCTCGCCGGCCCGGGCGACCGCGGCGCGGATGCCGGCGCGGTCGGCGAGGTCGAGTGGCACGGCGTCGGCGGTGCCGCCGCCGGCGCGGATCTCGCCGACGATGCGGTCCAGGGCCTCGGCGCCGCGGGCGGCGAGCACGACGGCGGCGCCTTCGCGGGCGAACAGCCTGGCCGCGGCCTCGCCGATGCCGCGGCTGGCGCCGGTGATGAACACGACCTTGCCGGTGAGCAGGCCGATGGGTGCGATGTCGGTCGTCATGAGCGCAGTGTCGGCCCGTCGACGGCACCGGATGCAGGCACAAGCAGTACCAGGATCCGCCGCCGCGGGGCGGGCACACTCGGGGTGTGGACAAGAAGGAACTGGGCGCGTTCCTCCGCAGCCGCCGCGAGCGGCTCCGGCCGGAGGACGTGGGCCTCCCTTCCGGGCCGCGGCGCCGGACGCCGGGGCTGCGGCGGGAGGAGGTGGCGGTGCTGGCTCACATCTCGACCGAGTACTACGTCCGGCTGGAGCAGGGCCGCGCGCCGCGACCCTCGGGTGAGGTCCTCGCCGGGATCGCGGAGGCGCTGCGGCTCACCGACGCCGAGTCCGCCCACCTGCATGTCCTCGCAGGCACCGCGCCCACCCGCGACGGCCTGCACCCGCGCGACGTGCGCCCGAGCATCCGCGCGTTGATCGGCCGGCTGCCGGACACGGCGGCGATCGTGACCTCCGCCGCGTTCGAGGTGCTGGCCTGGAACGACCTCGCGGCCGCGCTGATGGAGGACTTCGGCGCCCTCGCCCCGGCCGAGCGCAACCTCGCGCGCCGCGCGTTCCTCCGCCCGGCGGACGAGGGCCCGCTGTACGGAATCACCCATGAGGCGGAGTTCCGGCAGCACGTCGTCATGCAGCTGCGCGCGACCCTCGCCCGCTACCCGGCCGATCCCGCGGTGAGCGGGCTGGTCGGCGACCTGTGTGACGGCAGCCCGGAGTTCGCGCGGCTGTGGGAGCGGCACGACGTGCGGGCCGTGCCCGCGCTCACGAAGACCTTCCGCCACCCGGTGGTCGGGGAGCTCACCGTCGACTGCGACTCGCTCGCGCTCACCGACCGCGACCAGCACCTGGTGCTCTACAGCGCGCCGCCGGGCTCCCCGGACGCCGAGTCGCTCGCGCTGCTCAACGTCCTCGGCGCCCGGGCGGGCGAGTACCTGTCCTAGCGGCTCAGCCGCCGGTAGCGGCGCACCGACAGCGGCAGGAACACCGCGATCATCGCCGCCGGCCACAGCACCGCCAGCAGCAGCGCGTGCTCGGCGAACCAGCCGCCGCTGTCCCACCC
The window above is part of the Amycolatopsis thermoflava N1165 genome. Proteins encoded here:
- a CDS encoding M24 family metallopeptidase; amino-acid sequence: MSSRSPEIPAPAPETLRARLERARAATADAGADALLIAPGSDLRYLLGEAGGSFERLTTLVVPAEGTPALVVPKLEAPGYAAVPTGELGVEVVTWVDGEDPYRMVADRLGKPGRVAVSDGLIALHVLAFRAALGSAEQTLAGPVIRELRMRKDAAEIDALRRAGAAIDRVHARIAEWLRPGRTEAEVGADIAAAIVEEGHLHADFVIVGSGPNGASPHHDVSGRVIERGDVVVVDIGGPIPEGYNSDSTRTYAVGEPRDADVAETYAVLQRAQQAAVEAVRPGVTAQSVDAAAREIIADAGYGEFFIHRTGHGIGLDVHEEPYIVAGNDLALEPGMAFSVEPGIYQPSRWGARIEDIVVVTADGVEALNQRPHELVVLDS
- a CDS encoding 5'-3' exonuclease produces the protein MTLALLDSASLYFRSFHALPESMTAPDGTPVNAVRGFTDTLARIVTDRRPTRLVACLDADWRPKFRTDLLPSYKAHRVADADANAEEVPDTLTPQVPIILEVLQAFGFATAEAAGYEADDVIGALTAREKTDPVEVITGDRDLFQLVRTEPTPASVVYVGKGWAKAEVLGPPEIAERYGVPVEGAGQAYAEMAVLRGDPSDGLPGVAGIGEKTAAKLITQFGSLDGLIAAATAGSKDVPQKTRQRLAEAEEYLRAAPTVVKVAADAPVSLSGSDAVPASPADPDRVLELAERWNLGSSATRLVKALTANAR
- a CDS encoding GOLPH3/VPS74 family protein, whose translation is MDKPDSLAARLFLLAYDTDKKRLTSRSELGYALRAAALADLVLGGFLVDDGGKAAPAAPAPGLDPVLDLVLLEIGDSAPRSWRRWVSRRASRIVPLVREHLAAEQVIKVDSRRVLGLFPVHRVTLRRPHETKRLAEEVRRTVRGGQPAYRVDPRLGALCALAGTAELRTVFTRAERRQYKGRLAELGRPVEPVVKALRKTIQSQRAAAASGG
- a CDS encoding SPFH domain-containing protein, with amino-acid sequence METVVDMPAPQTRERLVRAVNGFVMLGVAVVLVAGGVVLLATGDGSAGMLAGGVVAALAGLVLLGGLTPVAPGEARVVQLLGRYVGTLRTTGLQWVNPFTQRRKVSTRIRNHETGVAKVNEADGNPIEIAAVVVWQVADTAQAVFEVDDFVEFVAIQSETAVRHIANAYPYDNADTARLSLRDNADEITEKLSAEIATRVASAGVKIIESRITHLAYAPEIAQAMLRRQQAGAVVAARQRIVEGAVGMVEMALDRLARHEVVELDEERKATMVSNLLVVLVGDRDAQPVVNTGTLYQ
- a CDS encoding ABC transporter ATP-binding protein, yielding MADRQLEIDGLTKRYGERLALSDMTFDVRAGELFGFVGSNGAGKTTTMRIVLGVLAADDGQVRWDGAPVTLETRRHIGYMPEERGLYPKMKVGEQLVYLARLHGMPAAEARRSVANWTERLGVAARLDDEVQKLSLGNQQRVQLAAALVHDPAILVLDEPFSGLDPVAVDVMSQVLREKAAEGVPVVFSSHQLDLVERLCDRIGIVRDGRMVACGTVGELQAGSTVRLLVEAPAAAPGWADGLPGVSVVRQEDGRTELELADGADDQAVLRAALASGPVHEFARRRQSLTELFRHVVTTEEVAA
- a CDS encoding ABC transporter permease, yielding MNRDGWTGVSLVASREIGIRLRSKAYRLSTLALLVVIVGFAVVMKLIGGGSGADATVGVTGPTSALAAPLQAAGQAVGETVEVRTLPDEAAGRAQVSDGDLDALLVGDGSRVQVVVKKDLDENLRTALNVLAGQLALNQQITALGGDPAQVNAAVSGAGVEVSPMEQPYPYNSQQLVLGIVAGILIYMSLLLNGQSVAQGVVEEKTSRVVELLLATVRPWQLMAGKVLGIGAVGLIQMVLIGVVGIVAGLATDVLTISVSAAAGTVVWLIVWYLLGFLMYSIVFAGLGALVSRQEDVGGAVTPALFFVIAGYVVGISVLPSDPGSGLVALLSVIPVFAPTLMPMRLAMGGVAPWEAILSVALVVALIPVLVWLSARIYRNAVLRTGAKVGFREALRAA
- a CDS encoding SDR family NAD(P)-dependent oxidoreductase, whose protein sequence is MTTDIAPIGLLTGKVVFITGASRGIGEAAARLFAREGAAVVLAARGAEALDRIVGEIRAGGGTADAVPLDLADRAGIRAAVARAGELHGRLDGAFNNGAAIQRSPGPLDTTSDEDIDEQFAVNFRAHWTAMTAQAELMRGNGGGAIVNTSSIGSRRANPALPAYGAMKRALNSITETAAVTWARDGIRVNGITPAGTVTQMMQTWEEASPGIIERATASIPLGRMAEPREVAEVAAWLLSDRASMVTGAIVPVDGGAGA
- a CDS encoding helix-turn-helix transcriptional regulator — encoded protein: MDKKELGAFLRSRRERLRPEDVGLPSGPRRRTPGLRREEVAVLAHISTEYYVRLEQGRAPRPSGEVLAGIAEALRLTDAESAHLHVLAGTAPTRDGLHPRDVRPSIRALIGRLPDTAAIVTSAAFEVLAWNDLAAALMEDFGALAPAERNLARRAFLRPADEGPLYGITHEAEFRQHVVMQLRATLARYPADPAVSGLVGDLCDGSPEFARLWERHDVRAVPALTKTFRHPVVGELTVDCDSLALTDRDQHLVLYSAPPGSPDAESLALLNVLGARAGEYLS